In Burkholderia lata, the DNA window CCGAAAGGGCGGCTCGCAGCTTCCCGTCTCGTTCAAACCATTTGTGATCCTGAGTATTTTGGAGATTTCCCCGTGTCAACGAATCCCAGTGGAAAAGCCGGCGGCCTGATCGAAGTCCGTTCGATCGACTTCATTCCCGACGCCGAGCGCCACGGCGGCTTGCTGAGCCAGTTCACGCTGTGGCTGTCGGCGAACATGCAGATCACGGCCATCGTCACGGGCGCACTCGCCGTGGTGCTTGGCGGCGACGTGTTCTGGTCGCTGGTCGCGCTGCTGCTCGGCCAGTTCATCGGCGGCACGGTGATGGCGCTGCACGGCGCGCAGGGGCCGCAGCTCGGGCTGCCGCAGATGATCTCGAGCCGCGTGCAGTTCGGCGTCTACGGCGCGATGATCCCGATCGTGCTCGTGTGCCTGATGTACATCGGCTTCTCCGCAAGCGGCTCGGTGCTGGCCGGGCAGGCCGTCGCGCAACTGCTGCACATCGACGACGCGGCCGGCATCCTGCTGTTCGCGGCCGTGATCGTCGTGCTGACCGTGTTCGGCTATCGCGCGATCCATGCCGTCGGCCGGATCGCGAGCGTGGTCGGCATCGCCGCGTTCGTCTACATGTTCACGCAGCTGTTCGCGAACCACGACATCGGCGCGCTGCTGGCGAACAAGCATTTCTCGCTCGCGAGCTTCCTGCTGTCGATGTCGCTGTCTGCGTCGTGGCAAATTGCGTTCGGCCCGTACGTCGCCGACTATTCGCGCTACCTGCCGCGCTCGACGTCGTCGGTCGCGACGTTCGTCGCAGTCGGCCTGGGCTCGGTGATCGGCGCGCAGGCGGCGATGGTGTTCGGCGTGTTTGCGGCGGCACTGGCCGGCAGCCAGTTCGCGCACCATGAAGTGTCGTATATCGTCGGCCTCGGCTCGACGGGCGCCGTGGCTGCGCTGCTGTACTTCAGCATCGCGTTCGGCAAGGTGACGGTGACGGCGCTCAACGCCTACGGCAGCTTCATGTCGATGGCGACGATCGTTAGCGGCTTCCGCGGCAAGGGTGCCGTGTCGTCGCGCAGCCGCCTCGTCTACATCTTCGGGATGATCTGCGTATCGACGCTCATCGCGCTCGCGGGCCGTCATTCGTTCCTGAAGGAATTCACCGCGTTCATCCTGTTCCTGCTCGCGTTCTTCACGCCGTGGAGCGCGATCAACCTGGTCGACTACTACTGCTTCACGCGCTCGCGCTACGACGTGCCGGCACTGTCCGATCCGGACGGCCGTTACGGCCGCTGGAACGTGATGGCGATCACGATCTACGTGGTCGGCATCCTCGTGCAGTTGCCGTTCATGTCGACGCACATCTACACGGGGCCGCTCGTCGACGCGCTCGGCGGCACCGACATCTCGTGGATTCTCGGCCTGCTCGTGCCGGCGGTGCTGTATTACATCGGCGCGCGCGCGTCGCGCCGCAGCATTCCCGAACGCCTGATCCTGCCGCTCGAACGCGGCGAAGTTCACCACTGACGACACGTCACGCGCATCGGGCCGGCCGGCTGCCGGCCTGACTGTCGCGCGAGCCGGGCGCTGCCTGCGCCGGGCTCCTCCCCACGTTTCCTTTCCTGCGATGCCGGTGCGGCGCGACTGCCGCGCACGGTGTC includes these proteins:
- a CDS encoding purine-cytosine permease family protein, which gives rise to MSTNPSGKAGGLIEVRSIDFIPDAERHGGLLSQFTLWLSANMQITAIVTGALAVVLGGDVFWSLVALLLGQFIGGTVMALHGAQGPQLGLPQMISSRVQFGVYGAMIPIVLVCLMYIGFSASGSVLAGQAVAQLLHIDDAAGILLFAAVIVVLTVFGYRAIHAVGRIASVVGIAAFVYMFTQLFANHDIGALLANKHFSLASFLLSMSLSASWQIAFGPYVADYSRYLPRSTSSVATFVAVGLGSVIGAQAAMVFGVFAAALAGSQFAHHEVSYIVGLGSTGAVAALLYFSIAFGKVTVTALNAYGSFMSMATIVSGFRGKGAVSSRSRLVYIFGMICVSTLIALAGRHSFLKEFTAFILFLLAFFTPWSAINLVDYYCFTRSRYDVPALSDPDGRYGRWNVMAITIYVVGILVQLPFMSTHIYTGPLVDALGGTDISWILGLLVPAVLYYIGARASRRSIPERLILPLERGEVHH